A region from the Fusarium musae strain F31 chromosome 1, whole genome shotgun sequence genome encodes:
- a CDS encoding hypothetical protein (EggNog:ENOG41), whose product MDIDSYRYRVPKPNYLPHIADEDRDNSVVEEFSNQPLGLASEMDNAKFYNKCKRLAEESGITKPKGYNVSFHCNPDIEKHHFGVTHPMKPWRLTLSKSLIYSYGMSFAMDNYISRAATYEELAEFHSSDYLDFLGTVLPEPVPRDLENQGVDLKFNLGGSDCPLFDGLFNYCSLSAGGSLDAARKICSKQSDIAISWGGGLHHAKRSEASGFCYINDIVIAILELLRYYPRVLYIDIDVHHGDGVEEAFFSTDRVMTVSFHKYDPNNFFPGTGALDDNGPKSEHNPGAHHAFNVPLNDGITDEQYDHLFNTVIGKIVEKFRPGAIALQCGADSLAGDRLGRFNLQVQGHGACVKFCKEMGIPMILFGGGGYTPRNVARAWTYETSIAINAQDKINPILPEHAPWRDHFRQDTLFPTLEQILGEPRVNRNPPKRLQEIVQHVTEQLRFVEAAPSVQLQTIPPDLGAIRDDVEERLKEENEERRDEVRKAREAAIGTAMQL is encoded by the coding sequence ATGGACATAGACTCCTATAGGTACCGGGTGCCCAAACCCAACTACCTTCCGCATATTGCAGACGAGGATCGTGATAACTCGGTCGTTGAGGAGTTCTCCAATCAACCACTAGGGCTGGCTAGTGAGATGGACAATGCTAAATTCTACAACAAGTGCAAGCGTCTGGCTGAAGAGTCTGGCATCACAAAACCCAAGGGTTACAACGTTTCCTTCCACTGCAACCCGGACATTGAGAAGCATCATTTTGGAGTCACTCATCCCATGAAACCGTGGCGATTAACCCTGTCCAAGAGTCTCATATACTCTTACGGAATGTCATTCGCGATGGATAACTACATTTCCAGAGCCGCCACATATGAGGAGCTTGCAGAATTCCATTCTTCTGACTATCTAGATTTCCTTGGTACTGTCCTTCCTGAGCCAGTACCTCGGGATCTCGAGAACCAAGGGGTTGACCTCAAGTTCAACCTTGGTGGTTCTGATTGTCCCCTCTTTGATGGCCTCTTCAACTACTGTTCGTTATCAGCCGGTGGATCTCTTGATGCGGCCAGGAAGATTTGCTCTAAACAGTCTGATATCGCCATTTCCTGGGGGGGCGGTCTTCATCATGCCAAGAGGTCTGAAGCGTCTGGATTTTGTTATATCAACGACATCGTGATCGCCATTCTTGAACTCCTTCGATACTACCCGCGAGTATTATACATCGACATCGATGTGCATCATGGAGacggtgttgaagaagcattCTTTTCAACGGACAGAGTCATGACAGTCTCTTTTCACAAATATGACCCGAATAACTTCTTCCCGGGGACTGGCGCCCTCGATGACAACGGCCCTAAGAGCGAGCATAATCCGGGCGCTCACCATGCTTTCAACGTACCGTTGAACGACGGCATCACTGATGAGCAATATGATCATTTATTTAACACTGTCATTGGTAAGATTGTGGAGAAATTTCGACCGGGTGCAATCGCTTTGCAATGTGGTGCGGATTCTTTGGCCGGCGATCGTCTGGGCCGCTTCAACCTCCAAGTTCAGGGCCATGGTGCCTGTGTCAAGTTCTGCAAAGAAATGGGCATCCCCATGATCCTCTTCGGAGGCGGCGGCTACACTCCCAGGAACGTGGCGAGGGCGTGGACTTACGAGACGAGTATTGCTATCAATGctcaagacaagatcaaccCCATTCTTCCAGAGCATGCCCCATGGCGTGATCACTTCCGGCAGGATACCCTCTTCCCTACTCTGGAACAAATCTTGGGCGAGCCACGAGTGAATCGGAACCCCCCGAAGCGACTGCAGGAGATCGTTCAACATGTTACAGAACAGCTCCGTTTTGTGGAAGCAGCACCAAGCGTTCAGCTCCAGACAATACCGCCAGATCTTGGTGCCATcagagatgatgttgaggaacGTCTGAAGGAGGAAAACGAAGAGAGACGCGACGAGGTTCGGAAAGCCCGGGAAGCTGCAATCGGGACCGCCATGCAGCTTTGA
- a CDS encoding hypothetical protein (CAZy:GH114) — MPRRRLCQGMIVGLFVASCSTESFRIHLTGSPVEHEARCQARVAYNRIALTVLAAGSSVSARRKDECRVANHIKAVEAKPAAAGSSALFELSDFKPGVEWEIVLHQPIKHDTVADLIPSAAKVWDIDMGLGRDYPEMIPLLKGAGKFVICYFNAGALQSWNKDIKHFPKAVIGHSLAYPYDSEEWYLDIRDLTVLELQKARLDVAAKIGCDAVDPDNVDAWQQDGEDPTGFRLKPSDYTKYLKNLAEYAHSIKTKDGNRLLVGQKNAPEIAENLVSTLDFAILESCRGTTDPDEENWPFCEDFQAYIDAGKPVLQIEYPPSVEKTGKLSSSDNTYYCTPKDEDKGFSKILKWASAQLDGWSQFCGDDPFRTPVIKE; from the exons ATGCCCAGAAGACGGCTGTGTCAAGGCATGATAGTTGGGCTTTTTGTTGCATCGTGTTCCACAGAATCCTTTCGTATCCATCTCACCGGCTCACCCGTTGAGCACGAGGCAAGGTGCCAAG CCAGGGTTGCTTACAATCGAATTGCCCTTACTGTTCTGGCTGCTGGCAGTTCTGTAAGCGCTCGTCGTAAAGACGAATGTCGGGTTGCTAACCATATCAAGGCCGTAGAGGCAAAGCCTGCTGCCGCAGGTTCTTCAGCCTTGTTTGAGCTCTCTGACTTTAAACCCGGCGTAGAATGGGAAATTGTCCTACACCAGCCTATCAAGCACGATACCGTTGCCGACCTGATCCCGTCCGCAGCCAAAGTCTGGGACATTGACATGGGACTTGGCCGCGATTATCCAGAGATGATTCCCCTGCTCAAG GGCGCTGGAAAGTTTGTGATCTGCTACTTCAACGCCGGAGCTCTTCAGTCATGGAACAAGGATATCAAACATTTTCCCAAGGCCGTTATTGGCCATTCTTTGGCCTATCCTTATGACAGTGAGGAGTGGTATCTCGACATCCGTGACTTAACTGTACTCGAGCTTCAGAAAGCACGCCTTGACGTTGCTGCAAAGATCGGGTGCGATGCAGTGGACCCTGACAATGTCGACGCCTGGCAGCAGGATGGCGAGGACCCTACAGGTTTCAGACTGAAGCCATCCGACTACACCAAATACCTCAAGAATCTTGCAGAGTACGCTCACtcgatcaagaccaaggatggTAACCGTCTTCTCGTGGGCCAAAAGAATGCACCTGAAATTGCGGAAAACCTTGTCTCAACCCTTGACTTCGCGATTCTTGAGTCTTGCCGCGGCACTACGGATCCTGACGAGGAGAACTGGCCATTCTGTGAGGACTTCCAAGCATACATCGACGCTGGCAAGCCTGTACTCCAGATCGAGTATCCTCCCTCTGTTGAGAAAACCGGTAAGCTCAGTTCGTCCGACAATACCTACTACTGCACCCCCAAGGACGAGGATAAGGGGTTCAGCAAAATCTTGAAGTGGGCTTCTGCTCAACTTGATGGCTGGAGTCAGTTCTGTGGCGATGATCCTTTCCGCACTCCTGTCATCAAGGAGTAG
- a CDS encoding hypothetical protein (CAZy:GH132) has translation MKNLITYTLAATLAAGATAQHHQHQHMHARRHAGSKVEKRDPDVITEYVVAATETVYELGGEEIDIQAAKAGLDGGSLVIVGESNPTYDAPAAPATSAAQPAKVSQPKKDVGAQFYESKTAAATTAVYSAPAATQSKASKPKSSGSSSSSSYSGSSGATGVDKKFESGTIDCSEFPSAYGAVPLDWLKLDGWSGIQYCPDYSSVSKLIYQIDTAISGDGCKPGAMCSYACPVGYQKTQWPSAQGSERESIGGLYCNKDGKLELTRDGYDTLCEPGVGGVTIQNDLDEQVATCRTDYPGTENMVIPAVAEPGSSVAVCNPDQDKYYVWDNVGTSAQYYVNKKGYTVEQACVWDSSTGKDAGNWAPVVLGVGMKNGMTFVSIFQNSPTSTALLDFNIEIKGGNKKCSYVNGQWSEGTGCTTAAAEGQKITVRYF, from the exons ATGAAGAACCTCATCACTTACACCCTTGCGGCCACGCTCGCCGCCGGTGCTACCGCccagcatcaccagcaccagcacatGCACGCCCGCCGCCACGCTGGCTCCAAGGTCGAGAAGCGTGACCCTGATGTTATCACCGAGTACGTTGTCGCCGCCACCGAGACCGTCTATGAGCTCGGTGGAGAGGAGATCGACATCCAGGCCGCCAAGGCTGGTCTCGATGGCGGAAGCCTCGTCATTGTTGGCGAGTCTAACCCTACCTACGATGCACCCGCAGCTCCTGCCACCAGTGCTGCTCAGCCCGCCAAGGTTTCTCAGCCCAAGAAGGATGTGGGCGCTCAATTCTACGAGTCCAAGACTGCTGCGGCTACTACGGCTGTCTACTCGGCCCCAGCCGCCACTCAATCCAAGgcctccaagcccaagtcaagtggctccagctccagctccagctacAGTGGCTCCAGCGGCGCCACCGGTGTTGACAAGAAGTTTGAGAGCGGTACCATCGACTGCAGCGAGTTCCCCTCAGCGTATGGTGCTGTTCCCCTCGACTGGCTGAAACTTGATGGCTGGTCTGGTATCCAGTACTGCCCTGACTACAGCTCCGTGTCCAAGCTGATCTATCAGATTGACACTGCTATCTCTGGCGACGGTTGCAAGCCCGGTGCTATGTGCTCCTACGCTTGCCCCGTTGGCTACCAGAAGACTCAGTGGCCCTCTGCTCAAGGTTCCGAGCGTGAATCTATTGGTGGACTCTACTGCAACAAGGACGGTAAGCTCGAACTGACACGTGATGGTTACGACACTCTTTGCGAACCTGGTGTCGGCGGTGTCACTATTCAAAATGACCTCGACGAGCAGGTTGCAACTTGCCGAACTGACTACCCCGGAACTGAGAACATGGTTATccctgctgttgctgagccTGGTAGCAGCGTCGCTGTCTGTAACCCCGACCAGGACAAGTACTATGTCTGGGACAATGTAGGCACCTCAGCCCAATACTATGTCAACAAGAAGGGCTACACTGTCGAGCAGGCTTGCGTTTGGGACAGCTCCACCGGCAAGGATGCCGGCAACTGGGCACCAGTTGTTCTCGGCGTTGGCATGAAGAACGGCATGACCTTTGTCTCCATTTTCCAGAACTCGCCAACCAGCACTGCCCTCCTTGACTTCAACATTGAGATCAAGGGTGGCAACAAGAAATGCTCCTACGTCAATGGCCAGTGGAGCGAGGGAACTGGCTGCACC ACTGCTGCCGCCGAGGGCCAAAAGATTACTGTCCGatacttttaa
- a CDS encoding hypothetical protein (EggNog:ENOG41), which produces MSFSFGFAGDDISDDEQTPSVVKPTTAAAATTSAFPVPGKPQLPATVHQLSDLLAQLPSKIAYSLLDVTLDNGTAIQLPRRELWDVRVQLMAEEEDVAGAQSEGLGSHDVKTGVYEGGFKSWESSVDLVKVLAANNVTSALGQKGLRVMELGCGTALPSLAVFQWAMASTSENKPLSLIMADYNPSVLQLVTLPNFILSWALTNPHIPALQQAFSIEGEVELGPDVLAAFEQSLKEANVTLSFVSGAWSQEFVDLIYALPSRHDHERSTLLLGAETIYSPFALQAFLETLFLILEREKKTDGNEAAALVGAKRLYFGVGGSLDDFIDKARQKGARVEQLREEVEGVRRGVVQCVLGPAQAY; this is translated from the exons ATGTCGTTTTCATTCGGTTTCGCCGGTGACGATATCTCTGATGATGAGCAGACTCCATCTGTCGTCAAGCCCACGACAGCTGCTGCAGCCACTACCAGCGCATTTCCGGTCCCAGGAAAGCCTCAGCTCCCAGCAACTGTTCACCAACTCTCTGATTTGCTTGCTCAGCTACCGTCAAAGATCGCGTATAGCCTTCTAGATGTGACGCTCGATAATGGAACTGCTATCCAGCTACCGCGAAGAGAGTTATGGGACGTGAGGGTGCAGCTGAtggccgaggaggaagatgttgcTGGCGCTCAGTCTGAAGGCTTGGGAAGCCATGATGTGAAAACGGGTGTTTATGAGGGCGGTTTTAAGAGCTGGGAGAGCAGTGTCGATTTAGTTAAGGTACTGGCTGCGAATAACGTCACCTCAGCATTGGGACAAAAAGGGCTTCGAGTCATGGAG CTTGGATGCGGTACAGCTCTACCATCTTTGGCAGTCTTCCAATGGGCCATGGCCTCAACATCTGAAAACAAGCCTCTGTCTCTCATCATGGCGGACTATAACCCTTCAGTTCTTCAGCTCGTCACTTTGCCCAACTTTATCCTTTCATGGGCCCTTACTAACCCCCATATACCTGCTCTCCAACAAGCTTTCTCAATTGAGGGCGAGGTTGAGCTAGGCCCTGATGTTCTCGCCGCCTTCGAACAATCACTCAAAGAAGCGAACGTCACCCTCTCGTTTGTGTCTGGCGCTTGGTCACAGGAGTTCGTCGATCTCATATACGCTCTACCTTCAAGGCATGATCATGAAAGGAGCACGCTGCTCCTCGGTGCAGAAACAATTTACTCTCCATTTGCCCTCCAGGCCTTCCTCGAGACCCTCTTCTTAATACTGgaaagggagaagaagaccgaTGGAAACGAAGCAGCTGCTCTTGTAGGAGCAAAACGCCTATACTTTGGGGTTGGTGGTTCACTGGATGACTTTATTGACAAAGCACGTCAGAAAGGAGCTCGAGTGGAACAGCTCAGAGAAGAGGTAGAGGGGGTCCGAAGAGGGGTTGTTCAGTGCGTTCTTGGACCGGCACAGGCATATTGA
- a CDS encoding hypothetical protein (BUSCO:EOG092652TN): protein MRSSLLRLASAANTQRGLKPNPTALLPPIPLYRRLLRAHRKHLPAEMRVLGDEYIKAEFRAHRKVDNPAHLIGFLTEWQLYAQKVEGDQWVGDKLDEQKLSKMSDEQIHQLYELMQAIQNRSQEGGEQES, encoded by the exons ATGCGTTCATCTCTGTTGAGACTGGCATCAGCCGCAAACACACAACGAGGCCTTAAGCCCAACCCTACtgcccttcttcctcctaTTCCTTTATACCGCCGACTCCTCCGTGCCCACCGCAAGCATTTGCCAGCTGAGATGAGAGTTCTTGGAGATGAGTACATCAAAGCTGAGTTCAGAGCGCACAGAAAGGTGGATAACCCGGCTCATCTG ATTGGTTTTCTAACAGAGTGGCAACTGTATGCGCAAAAAGTTGAAGGCGATCAGTGGGTGGGTGATAAGTTAGATGAGCAGAAGCTCTCAAAGATGAGCG ATGAACAAATACACCAACTATACGAGTTGATGCAGGCCATTCAAAACCGGAGCCAAGAAGGTGGCGAGCAAGAGTCTTAG